The genomic interval GACGCCCGGCGCTCACTCAACCGACTGAAACTGTTCATATCCAGTGTGTATCGACCCACTTTCGCTGCTGAGACTTTGAGCAACTGATCGGGGATAGCTTTGGGTGGATTTCGATGATTCTGGGAGTACTTAAAATTCTCTGATTTTTCCGGGTTAGAACTCCATCGAGTCTCATAGGTATAAATTGTCACCTGAGTTTCAGTACCGTCTAACTGCTTGCGGCGCTCGGTCTTTCGCTCTTCATCCCAGGCATACATTTGAACGGTGCGGTCAACCACGACATATTTTCCTGGCAGCAAGAATCGATCGTCCCCCAGGGGAGTTGTTGCGGTGATTCGATCGGTTACCGATACCAGTTTTGCCTGTGCCTTAGCAGGATTGACGATCGCCGATAGATCAACGGCAGTTTGGGCAACGGTTGCCAGGTTCAGTCTGCCTTCGTTCCAGACCAGTACCACAAAGGAACCTAAAAACAGCAGAATCCCCAGAATTGCTGCAAGTAAGGCGGTACCAAATTCGTCTAACCAACTGACCGATTTAACTTCGTACTGCTCACGCATAGGTCAGAAACGACCACTGACTCCGGTAACTTCGATCGCTAGTGTGCCCTTGAAAAGGGAAGATCTAGAGAATCTAGGTATAGAAGTTCCAAATGAATTGGAAGTGCGACTCAATGGTTCTGTTGGAGTAAAAGCAATGACCTTTTTGAATCAAACGATCGTTCTAACTGGGGCATCAACTGGGGATGGGGCGATCGCTGGCGATCGCGCTGGCTCGGCAAGGGGCAAATTTAGTCCTGGCAGCACGCCAACACACCGCACTGGAAGAAGTGGCGGATGCCTGTCTCGCAGTGGGGGGAAAGGCAATCTCTGTGCCGACCGATGTGACCCAGCCCGAAGCCTGCCAGCAGTTAATTGAACAGGCGATCGCCACCTTTGGGCACATTGATATCCTGATCAACAACGCTGGAATTTCAATGCTGACGACTTTTGACCAGGTAACCGACCTCTCCATTTTTGAACAAGTGATGCGCGTCAATTACCTCGGTGCCGTTTACTTCACTCACTTTGCCCTGCCCCACCTGAAAGCGAGTCGAGGGCTATTGGTGGCAATCTCTTCCCTCTGTGGCAAAACTGCCGTTCCTACCCGCTCTGGCTATGTTGCCAGTAAGCACGCTATGCACGGCTTCTTCGATACCCTCCGGATTGAGTTGCGCGGAACGGGGGTCGATGTGCTGGTTGTATCTCCCGGATTTGTGGCAACAGACATTCGGCAACGGGCGTTAGGATCTGATGGAAAAGTGTTAGGGCAGAGTCCTCGGGATGAAAACCAGAACACCATGTCAACCGATGAGTGTGTCCGTCAAATTGTTTGGGCAATGGAACGCCGGAAACGGGAACATTTAATGACCCTCAAAGGCAAAATCACCCCCTGGGCAAAATTGTTAATACCCGGACTCGTTGACAAAATTGCCGCCCATGCTG from Kovacikia minuta CCNUW1 carries:
- a CDS encoding SDR family oxidoreductase, with amino-acid sequence MGRSLAIALARQGANLVLAARQHTALEEVADACLAVGGKAISVPTDVTQPEACQQLIEQAIATFGHIDILINNAGISMLTTFDQVTDLSIFEQVMRVNYLGAVYFTHFALPHLKASRGLLVAISSLCGKTAVPTRSGYVASKHAMHGFFDTLRIELRGTGVDVLVVSPGFVATDIRQRALGSDGKVLGQSPRDENQNTMSTDECVRQIVWAMERRKREHLMTLKGKITPWAKLLIPGLVDKIAAHAARTTVFEGK